The following are from one region of the Amylibacter sp. IMCC11727 genome:
- a CDS encoding CaiB/BaiF CoA-transferase family protein: MSNGPLHGIKIVEFAGLGPTPFAAMSLADMGAEVIRIQRPNLQHLMGLKYDILDRSRGFIELDLKNPTDIETAQNLIASADAVIEGMRPNVMERLGLGPDPMLARNPKLVYGRMTGWGQTGPLAHAAGHDINYIALSGALHAIGPADTPVIPLNLVGDFGGGGIYLAYGIVCALLEASRSGAGQVVDTAITDGTAHLMSMMYAMTQGNAWTDARETNILDGAAPFYNVYQTACGGHVAIGAIEPKFYAELVDRICADPTLKTTQMDRSTWPAVKDTFAQIFKTKSRDEWTALLHGTDTCFAPVLTIAEAFKDPHNTARNLFETHENVVQPRPTPHLSRTPGAIQPASQSVPLNVSSVLERWQSK, encoded by the coding sequence ATGTCTAACGGTCCACTTCACGGCATCAAAATTGTTGAATTTGCTGGGCTTGGCCCAACTCCATTTGCCGCCATGTCACTGGCGGATATGGGGGCCGAGGTGATCCGCATTCAGCGTCCAAACCTGCAACACCTAATGGGGCTGAAATACGATATTTTAGACCGCAGCCGAGGGTTCATTGAACTGGACCTGAAAAATCCAACCGATATCGAAACGGCTCAGAACCTTATCGCATCTGCGGATGCTGTGATTGAAGGCATGCGCCCCAACGTAATGGAGCGTTTGGGCTTGGGCCCAGACCCGATGTTGGCGCGAAATCCAAAACTTGTGTACGGTCGCATGACAGGATGGGGTCAAACGGGGCCTTTGGCCCACGCAGCGGGACATGACATCAACTATATCGCGTTGTCAGGCGCATTGCATGCCATCGGACCAGCAGACACGCCGGTAATTCCGCTAAACCTCGTGGGGGATTTTGGCGGCGGTGGCATTTATCTAGCCTACGGCATTGTGTGCGCATTGTTAGAAGCGTCCCGTTCAGGGGCCGGGCAGGTGGTGGATACCGCTATTACCGATGGCACCGCGCATCTGATGTCGATGATGTATGCGATGACCCAAGGAAACGCATGGACTGACGCGCGCGAAACAAACATCCTCGATGGGGCAGCCCCATTTTACAACGTTTACCAAACGGCGTGCGGCGGTCACGTGGCCATTGGCGCGATTGAACCCAAGTTCTACGCCGAACTGGTGGATCGCATTTGCGCGGACCCCACGTTAAAAACAACCCAAATGGATCGCAGCACTTGGCCAGCAGTCAAAGACACATTCGCGCAGATTTTCAAAACCAAATCCCGCGATGAATGGACGGCGCTGTTACACGGGACCGACACGTGTTTTGCCCCCGTTTTAACCATCGCCGAAGCCTTCAAAGACCCCCACAACACCGCACGTAACCTGTTTGAAACACATGAAAATGTTGTGCAACCGCGCCCAACACCGCATTTGTCCCGCACCCCAGGTGCTATTCAACCCGCATCACAATCTGTTCCCTTAAACGTTTCCTCTGTTCTTGAAAGATGGCAGTCAAAATGA
- a CDS encoding Ldh family oxidoreductase: MTKTTVSLDLIEKTSADALIKHGAAPWIAAEVAKAVRKAEATGNLICGLYYLESYCTQLASGRVNGTVDPVVSKPKPASVLVDAKLGFAQPAFAKGLSTALETAHDMGTASFAVAHSHTCTSLGYFTEQIADAGLIGLGFTNASAVVSPPGGNKAVLGTNPMALSVPAKQGGLAFQFDQSTSAIALGKITMAAAAGEDIPLGWAVDEHGTPTTDPKAALKGSLVSTGGYKGWGFGLMVEVLAAALTGSVNSLDVKGLKLPDGPPHDLGQFYFLVDPTTFAGDAFYDRLARVSDAVAEQEGARLPGSQRVLPSEVSIDATLWENTQKLAQA; the protein is encoded by the coding sequence ATGACCAAAACCACTGTATCCCTCGACCTCATCGAAAAAACATCTGCCGATGCACTGATCAAACACGGCGCGGCCCCTTGGATCGCCGCCGAAGTTGCCAAAGCCGTGCGCAAAGCAGAAGCCACAGGCAACTTGATCTGCGGGCTTTATTACCTGGAAAGCTATTGCACACAGTTGGCATCGGGGCGGGTGAACGGAACGGTTGATCCCGTGGTGTCCAAACCCAAACCCGCCTCTGTTCTGGTTGATGCCAAACTTGGCTTTGCCCAGCCAGCCTTTGCCAAAGGGCTGTCCACGGCCCTTGAAACTGCGCATGATATGGGCACAGCCAGCTTTGCGGTGGCCCATTCGCATACTTGTACGTCTTTGGGATATTTCACTGAACAAATCGCAGATGCGGGATTGATCGGCCTTGGATTTACCAACGCCTCTGCCGTTGTTTCACCTCCGGGTGGGAACAAAGCTGTGCTTGGAACCAACCCGATGGCTTTGTCTGTTCCAGCTAAGCAGGGCGGTCTGGCGTTTCAGTTTGACCAGTCCACGTCCGCCATTGCTTTGGGCAAGATCACAATGGCCGCGGCCGCTGGCGAAGATATTCCGCTCGGCTGGGCTGTGGATGAACACGGCACGCCAACCACCGATCCCAAAGCTGCTCTCAAAGGCTCGCTTGTGTCCACAGGGGGCTACAAAGGTTGGGGCTTTGGTCTCATGGTCGAAGTATTGGCCGCCGCGCTCACGGGTTCTGTTAACTCCTTGGATGTGAAAGGGCTGAAACTGCCAGACGGCCCCCCACATGATTTGGGGCAGTTCTATTTCCTTGTGGACCCGACCACATTCGCCGGCGACGCGTTTTACGACCGTTTGGCACGTGTATCAGATGCCGTTGCAGAACAAGAAGGCGCACGCCTACCCGGGTCGCAGCGGGTGTTGCCAAGCGAAGTTTCCATCGATGCAACACTGTGGGAAAACACCCAAAAGCTCGCACAGGCTTAA
- a CDS encoding MIP/aquaporin family protein, which translates to MQRLLAEGLGTAFLLATVIGSGIMGETLADGNTAIALLGNTLPTGAILVVLITIFGPISGAHFNPAVTLAFYLRKEITLHEGAGFIIVQIIGGLLGVWAAHLMFDLDVLQVSQKMRAGPAQGFSELIASFGLVLIIFGGIRHKPDAVPMLVGLYITAAYWFTASTSFANPAVTIARMMSDTFAGITPASAPLFIAMQIIGAVAAFAVAKVLFPNDPAD; encoded by the coding sequence ATGCAGCGTTTATTGGCCGAAGGATTGGGAACTGCGTTTCTGCTCGCCACGGTGATCGGATCGGGCATCATGGGGGAAACCCTTGCGGATGGGAACACTGCGATAGCGTTGTTGGGGAACACGCTGCCAACGGGCGCAATCCTTGTTGTTTTGATCACTATCTTTGGGCCGATTTCGGGTGCGCATTTCAACCCTGCGGTCACATTGGCGTTTTATCTGCGCAAGGAAATCACGCTGCATGAAGGGGCTGGCTTCATCATCGTACAAATCATTGGAGGCTTGCTGGGGGTATGGGCGGCCCATCTGATGTTCGATCTGGACGTGTTGCAAGTTTCGCAAAAGATGCGCGCAGGGCCAGCGCAGGGGTTTTCTGAACTTATCGCGAGTTTTGGTTTGGTGCTGATCATTTTTGGCGGCATTCGCCATAAACCCGATGCGGTGCCAATGCTGGTCGGGCTTTATATCACTGCAGCCTATTGGTTCACGGCCTCTACCAGTTTTGCCAACCCTGCTGTGACCATCGCGCGGATGATGAGCGATACGTTTGCAGGCATTACCCCTGCTAGTGCGCCATTGTTTATTGCGATGCAGATTATCGGTGCGGTGGCGGCATTTGCCGTGGCAAAGGTGTTGTTTCCGAACGATCCTGCGGATTGA
- a CDS encoding lipid-binding SYLF domain-containing protein, whose protein sequence is MTGWSRRAFMASAAAGGLSACAGGTNSRARFTIDEKVAGAVQQMHSELPFTRQLMDDAAGVLVIPTVTKAGLIIGGSYGEGSLLIGEAPVDYYSVGAASYGLQAGGQQYSSALFFMDSEHLQKFRSRPGWTLGADVEFTVLDNAKAAGVDNNTIDEAVYAVVFNQAGILVGVSIEGSKYTRIVR, encoded by the coding sequence ATGACTGGATGGAGCAGACGCGCATTTATGGCGAGCGCAGCAGCAGGCGGATTGAGCGCTTGTGCAGGTGGCACAAACAGCCGAGCCAGATTTACAATCGACGAAAAAGTAGCAGGCGCCGTGCAGCAAATGCACAGTGAGTTGCCTTTTACGCGCCAACTGATGGATGATGCGGCAGGTGTTTTGGTTATTCCAACCGTGACCAAAGCGGGCCTAATCATCGGCGGGTCCTACGGCGAAGGGTCGCTTTTGATTGGCGAGGCCCCAGTTGATTACTATTCCGTCGGGGCAGCCAGTTACGGTTTGCAGGCAGGCGGTCAGCAATATTCTTCCGCGTTGTTCTTTATGGACAGCGAACACTTGCAGAAATTCCGCTCTCGTCCGGGTTGGACATTGGGTGCAGATGTTGAATTTACGGTTTTGGACAATGCCAAAGCGGCGGGTGTGGACAACAACACCATCGACGAAGCGGTTTATGCGGTTGTGTTCAACCAAGCGGGTATTCTGGTGGGCGTGTCCATCGAAGGATCCAAGTACACGCGGATCGTACGTTAA
- the parE gene encoding DNA topoisomerase IV subunit B: MAASDLLSGAEPEKNAYDASSIQVLEDMEHVRLRPGMYIGGTDDRALHHMVAEIVDNSMDEAVAGHANWIEIELNADFSVTVRDNGRGIPVDPHPKDPSKSALEIIFCTLNAGGKFSGDNYETSGGLNGVGSSCVNALSDHLRVEVARNRELFAMEFSRGVPQGALQKLGATNNRRGTTVTFHPDPEIFGATAKLKPKRLYAMAKSKAYLFSGVEIRWKCDAACIGKDDDTPLTDKFHFPNGLADYLAERLEGSSTYSDKAFAGQVNFSEKFGSQVVGSVDWAINWTPSRDAFMQSYCNTVPTPEGGTHEAGFWGAVMKAIKAYGELLGNKKAGQINRDDVMGGGCALVSVFIREPKFVGQTKDRLATVEVQKWVENSVRDHFDNWLAADTKAAGAILDYMVLKAEERMRRRAEKETARKSATKKLRLPGKLVDCTNKDRTGTELFIVEGDSAGGSGKGARDRKTQALLPLKGKILNVLGAASGKLMSNQEISDLCETLGVGMGTKFNLDDLRYEKIIIMTDADVDGAHIAALLMTFFFTQMRPLVDGGHLYLACPPLFKLVQGSKTVYVLDEVERDELLEKGIGGRGKIDVSRFKGLGEMNAVDLKETTMNPMTRKLIRVSVDDDEPGETSDLVERLMGKKPELRFEYIQQNAQFVEELDL, encoded by the coding sequence ATGGCCGCAAGTGACCTTCTTTCAGGAGCTGAACCTGAGAAAAACGCCTATGACGCGTCTTCTATCCAAGTGTTGGAGGATATGGAGCATGTACGTTTGCGCCCGGGTATGTATATCGGGGGCACGGATGACCGCGCTTTGCACCATATGGTGGCCGAAATTGTCGATAACTCCATGGACGAGGCGGTCGCGGGCCACGCCAATTGGATTGAAATTGAGCTGAACGCAGATTTCAGCGTAACCGTGCGCGATAACGGGCGCGGTATCCCAGTTGATCCGCATCCCAAAGACCCGAGTAAATCGGCGCTCGAGATTATTTTTTGTACGCTGAATGCGGGCGGAAAGTTTTCGGGCGACAACTATGAAACCTCTGGTGGTTTGAACGGTGTTGGTTCGTCTTGTGTGAATGCGTTGTCTGATCATTTGCGGGTCGAAGTGGCACGCAACCGCGAGCTATTTGCCATGGAATTTAGCCGTGGCGTGCCCCAAGGGGCGTTGCAGAAGCTTGGGGCGACGAACAATCGGCGCGGTACAACTGTGACGTTTCATCCTGATCCTGAAATTTTTGGCGCAACGGCGAAATTGAAACCAAAACGCCTGTATGCCATGGCCAAATCTAAGGCGTATTTGTTTTCGGGTGTTGAAATTCGTTGGAAATGCGATGCAGCCTGTATTGGCAAAGACGATGACACGCCACTGACAGATAAATTCCACTTCCCCAATGGTTTGGCGGATTATCTGGCGGAGCGGTTGGAAGGGTCTAGCACCTATTCTGATAAGGCATTTGCTGGGCAGGTGAATTTTTCCGAAAAATTCGGTTCACAAGTTGTCGGCTCTGTGGATTGGGCGATCAACTGGACCCCATCACGCGATGCGTTCATGCAATCCTATTGTAACACGGTCCCAACGCCCGAAGGCGGCACCCATGAGGCGGGTTTTTGGGGCGCGGTGATGAAAGCGATCAAGGCGTATGGCGAATTGCTCGGCAATAAAAAGGCGGGCCAGATCAACCGTGACGATGTGATGGGCGGCGGGTGTGCGCTGGTGTCTGTTTTCATCCGCGAGCCAAAGTTTGTGGGCCAGACAAAGGATCGTTTGGCCACAGTCGAAGTGCAAAAATGGGTCGAGAATTCGGTTCGCGACCATTTTGACAACTGGCTGGCGGCAGATACCAAAGCGGCAGGTGCGATCCTTGATTACATGGTGCTGAAAGCCGAAGAGCGGATGCGCCGACGGGCCGAAAAAGAAACCGCACGGAAATCCGCTACGAAAAAGCTGCGTCTGCCAGGTAAATTGGTGGATTGTACCAACAAAGACCGCACTGGAACCGAGTTGTTCATCGTAGAGGGCGACTCTGCGGGGGGATCAGGCAAAGGCGCGCGAGATCGTAAGACGCAGGCTTTGTTGCCGTTGAAGGGTAAAATCCTGAACGTTTTGGGTGCGGCCAGCGGCAAGTTGATGTCAAACCAAGAAATCAGTGATCTGTGCGAAACGCTGGGCGTTGGCATGGGGACCAAATTTAACCTTGATGATCTGCGGTATGAAAAAATCATCATCATGACCGATGCCGATGTGGATGGAGCGCATATTGCGGCCCTGTTGATGACGTTCTTCTTTACCCAAATGCGCCCACTGGTGGATGGGGGGCATTTGTATTTAGCGTGTCCGCCGCTGTTCAAGCTCGTTCAAGGGTCCAAAACCGTGTATGTTCTGGATGAAGTGGAACGGGATGAATTGCTGGAAAAAGGCATTGGTGGTCGTGGTAAGATCGACGTGTCCCGTTTTAAGGGTTTGGGTGAAATGAATGCGGTGGATTTGAAAGAAACCACCATGAACCCCATGACGCGCAAATTGATCCGCGTGTCCGTTGATGACGATGAACCAGGGGAAACATCTGATCTGGTAGAACGTTTGATGGGGAAAAAACCAGAGTTGCGGTTCGAATACATCCAGCAAAACGCGCAGTTCGTCGAAGAGCTGGACCTGTAA
- a CDS encoding AMP-binding protein produces the protein MTQLSIFQNGAPEPCPDPFNLADYVLAAGDNGAIALEVFGETVERWRYADLRDAVWRTAGGLLDLGLKDGDNLLLRVGNDPAFPVLFLAAIAVGVVPVPTSSLLTEAETRHIVSELRPAMVAFAGGLDPLSNLGVPVLDAKGVAQLRASDPASPVFGSPDRLAYMIYTSGTSGKPRAVMHAHRAVWARRMMWEGWYGLRSDDKMLHAGAFNWTYTMGTGLMDPWAIGATAMVYTGPPDRQVWGRLVQDHQATIFAAAPGVYRQIVETGADGFDTLRHGLSAGEKMPQSVKSAWESQTGKPVFEALGMSEVSTFVSASPKVAHKSGTSGKAQNGRHLAVLDENGPVPVGASGVLGIHKSDQGLMLGYFEQPNETAAKFQGDWFLTGDTVSMDEDGYVTYLGRDDDMMNAGGYRVSPMEVEAAMMQATGVTQAAAAEVEVRENVRVIAGFFVADTDLSDELSEICAQTLAKYKRPRMFVKMDALPMGANNKIQRKKLRDWTPT, from the coding sequence ATGACCCAACTGTCCATCTTCCAGAACGGAGCCCCAGAGCCCTGCCCTGATCCATTTAACCTTGCTGATTATGTTCTGGCGGCTGGTGACAATGGTGCCATTGCGCTTGAGGTGTTTGGCGAAACGGTTGAACGCTGGCGATATGCAGATTTGCGTGATGCGGTATGGCGCACGGCGGGCGGATTGCTCGATCTGGGGCTGAAGGATGGGGACAATTTGCTGTTGCGGGTCGGCAATGATCCTGCGTTTCCTGTGCTGTTTTTGGCCGCCATTGCAGTGGGGGTCGTGCCTGTACCTACATCCTCCCTGTTAACCGAGGCTGAGACCCGTCACATCGTTTCCGAACTGCGCCCTGCCATGGTGGCCTTTGCAGGTGGATTGGACCCACTTTCAAATCTGGGCGTGCCCGTGTTGGATGCAAAGGGCGTGGCGCAGTTGCGCGCATCAGACCCTGCCAGCCCTGTTTTCGGGTCGCCTGACCGTCTGGCCTATATGATCTATACGTCCGGAACATCGGGCAAACCCCGTGCGGTGATGCACGCGCATCGTGCGGTTTGGGCGCGGCGCATGATGTGGGAGGGTTGGTATGGCCTGCGGTCGGATGACAAAATGCTGCACGCAGGGGCGTTTAACTGGACGTACACCATGGGCACGGGATTGATGGACCCTTGGGCCATCGGGGCCACGGCGATGGTGTATACAGGGCCGCCAGATCGCCAAGTGTGGGGGCGATTGGTGCAAGATCATCAAGCCACCATTTTTGCCGCCGCCCCTGGTGTGTATCGCCAGATCGTCGAAACGGGGGCCGATGGGTTTGACACCCTGCGCCATGGTCTGAGTGCAGGTGAAAAGATGCCCCAATCCGTGAAAAGCGCATGGGAAAGCCAAACGGGCAAACCCGTGTTTGAAGCATTGGGCATGAGTGAAGTGTCCACATTTGTATCTGCATCCCCAAAGGTGGCTCACAAATCTGGTACTTCGGGCAAGGCGCAAAATGGTCGGCATTTGGCGGTGTTGGATGAAAACGGTCCGGTTCCTGTTGGTGCATCTGGGGTTCTGGGCATTCACAAATCCGATCAAGGTTTGATGCTTGGGTATTTCGAACAACCCAACGAAACGGCTGCGAAATTCCAAGGGGATTGGTTTTTGACGGGCGATACCGTGTCGATGGATGAAGATGGGTATGTGACCTATCTGGGGCGTGATGACGACATGATGAACGCAGGCGGGTATCGTGTGTCCCCTATGGAAGTTGAGGCCGCCATGATGCAAGCCACGGGTGTCACACAGGCCGCCGCTGCTGAGGTTGAAGTCCGCGAAAACGTGCGTGTTATTGCTGGGTTTTTCGTGGCCGACACAGATTTGAGCGATGAACTGAGCGAAATTTGCGCCCAGACACTGGCCAAATACAAAAGGCCGCGTATGTTTGTGAAAATGGATGCGTTACCGATGGGCGCGAACAACAAAATTCAGCGCAAAAAGCTGCGTGATTGGACCCCGACATGA
- a CDS encoding DsbA family oxidoreductase: protein MTKLDIISDPICPWCYIGKTKLDRALEKHPEHDFVIEWHPFQLNPEMPAEGMDRREYLEAKFGGKEGAVKVYGAIAQAAEAAGIEINFEGIERTPSTLNAHRLLHWAALEGKQNAVVDRLFKAYFREGQDISDHDTLIDIATGAGMDADVTRRLLESDADVKDIQDRDASARERGVSGVPCFVIGNHYVVQGAQDTALWEKVINELSDAHDKPASPAG, encoded by the coding sequence ATGACCAAACTAGATATCATTTCCGACCCGATTTGCCCGTGGTGCTATATCGGGAAAACCAAACTGGATCGCGCGCTGGAAAAGCACCCAGAACATGATTTTGTGATCGAATGGCACCCGTTTCAATTGAACCCTGAAATGCCCGCCGAGGGCATGGATCGACGCGAATATCTGGAAGCTAAGTTCGGCGGTAAAGAGGGTGCGGTTAAGGTGTATGGCGCGATTGCGCAGGCTGCCGAGGCCGCAGGAATCGAGATCAATTTTGAAGGGATCGAACGCACACCAAGCACGTTAAATGCGCATCGCCTGCTGCATTGGGCTGCTCTTGAAGGCAAGCAAAACGCCGTGGTGGATCGTCTGTTCAAAGCGTATTTCCGCGAAGGTCAGGACATATCAGATCATGACACGTTAATTGACATTGCCACTGGTGCGGGCATGGATGCAGATGTAACCCGCCGTCTGTTGGAAAGCGACGCGGATGTCAAAGACATCCAAGACCGCGACGCATCTGCACGGGAGCGCGGCGTGTCTGGCGTGCCGTGTTTTGTCATTGGAAATCATTATGTCGTACAAGGCGCCCAAGACACCGCACTGTGGGAAAAGGTCATAAACGAGCTATCCGACGCCCATGACAAACCTGCCAGCCCTGCGGGATGA
- a CDS encoding extracellular solute-binding protein, whose translation MYGKPALEKGFKALPYANPTAPKGGTVTLSESGSYDSLNPYILKGTAPYGIRTHVVESLMGRSYDESFSLYGLLAETVETDDARSFVTFTLREEARFSNGDPVTVEDVLWSFETLGTKGHPRYSFAWKKIAKAEQTGPRSVTFTFNIQDRELPLILGLRPILRKADWEGRNFEDSSLDQITGSGPYVIGNLEPGRFITFERNPDYWGKNLGLKAGFDNFDTIKYDYYIDNAVIFEVFKAGSVSIYREGNAQRWTNSYDFPAIAEGRMVQSEIPHQRPSGMVGFVMNTRDPKFADIRVRDAMIHAFNFEFINQTLNGGTLPRVTSYFSNSVLSMQNGPATGKVADVLTPFADTLPADALTGYALPKSDGTPRNRKNLRKARKLLNDAGWVIKDGVLQNAEGTPFTFEILLKNTATENEAIMNIYVDALERLGIKATIKLVDSVQHRQRMKTYDFEMAHYKRYMSLSPGNEQTLYWGSAGVTEPGTRNYMGVNSPAVETSISQMLEARDTETFQANVRALDRALTAGRYVIPIWYSDVSNIAHDARLRYPSTLPAYGDWSGFLPDVWWYDDKK comes from the coding sequence ATGTACGGTAAACCTGCCCTTGAAAAGGGGTTCAAGGCGCTGCCCTACGCGAATCCGACCGCACCAAAGGGAGGAACGGTCACTTTATCCGAATCTGGCAGCTACGATTCGCTCAACCCTTACATCCTAAAAGGCACAGCCCCTTACGGCATTCGCACCCATGTGGTGGAATCGCTCATGGGGCGCAGCTATGATGAAAGCTTCTCTCTTTATGGGTTGTTGGCCGAAACCGTCGAAACAGATGACGCCCGCAGTTTTGTCACCTTCACCCTGCGTGAAGAGGCCAGATTTTCAAATGGGGATCCTGTTACTGTTGAAGACGTTCTTTGGTCGTTTGAAACTTTGGGGACCAAAGGGCATCCGCGCTACAGTTTTGCATGGAAAAAAATTGCCAAAGCCGAACAAACGGGTCCACGGTCAGTTACCTTTACCTTCAACATCCAAGATCGCGAACTGCCGCTGATCCTTGGCCTGCGCCCAATTCTGCGCAAAGCCGATTGGGAAGGGCGCAATTTCGAAGACAGTTCTCTGGATCAAATCACAGGTTCTGGACCCTACGTTATCGGCAATCTGGAACCTGGCCGCTTTATTACCTTTGAACGCAATCCCGATTATTGGGGCAAAAACCTTGGCCTAAAGGCGGGGTTCGATAACTTTGATACCATCAAATACGACTATTACATCGACAACGCGGTGATCTTTGAGGTGTTCAAAGCAGGCTCCGTTTCGATCTACCGCGAAGGCAACGCGCAACGTTGGACCAATTCTTATGATTTTCCCGCCATTGCCGAAGGGCGGATGGTCCAATCTGAAATCCCGCACCAGCGTCCATCAGGGATGGTTGGGTTTGTAATGAACACCCGCGATCCAAAATTTGCCGACATCCGTGTGCGTGACGCAATGATCCATGCGTTTAACTTTGAATTTATCAATCAAACTTTAAACGGGGGCACATTGCCCCGCGTCACCAGCTATTTTTCAAACTCGGTTCTGTCGATGCAAAACGGGCCCGCAACGGGCAAAGTGGCTGATGTCCTCACACCATTTGCCGATACGCTTCCAGCGGATGCGTTGACTGGCTACGCTTTGCCAAAATCAGATGGAACACCTCGCAACCGTAAAAACCTGCGCAAAGCGCGCAAATTGCTCAACGATGCAGGCTGGGTGATCAAGGACGGTGTCTTGCAAAATGCCGAAGGTACGCCGTTCACTTTCGAAATTCTGCTGAAAAACACCGCCACTGAAAACGAAGCCATCATGAACATCTATGTGGATGCGCTGGAACGGTTGGGGATCAAGGCGACGATAAAGCTGGTGGATTCCGTCCAACACCGCCAGCGCATGAAAACCTATGATTTCGAAATGGCCCATTACAAACGCTACATGTCCCTGTCGCCTGGTAACGAACAAACGCTTTATTGGGGCAGTGCAGGGGTCACTGAGCCGGGCACACGCAATTATATGGGCGTTAACAGTCCCGCCGTTGAAACCTCCATTTCCCAAATGCTCGAAGCACGGGACACAGAAACGTTTCAGGCCAACGTTCGCGCTTTGGATCGTGCGCTCACAGCAGGGCGGTATGTGATCCCGATTTGGTACTCAGACGTCAGCAACATCGCCCACGACGCGCGGCTAAGATACCCCAGCACTTTACCCGCCTATGGGGATTGGTCTGGATTCTTGCCTGATGTCTGGTGGTATGACGACAAAAAATAG
- a CDS encoding arsenate reductase ArsC: MNVLVLCTGNSARSILLESILSHCSDGRISAYSAGSHPAGKVNPGALAQLKAVGLPDTGYSSKNWDVFAKPNAPEMDLVVTVCGNARDETCPVWLGAPVSAHWGVDDPALVTEPHAAVVDAFSKAYDELRKYADAFLSLKFEDMDRQSLQKAVNTIGEMS, from the coding sequence ATGAATGTTTTGGTTCTGTGTACTGGAAACTCCGCACGGTCAATTTTGCTCGAATCGATTCTGTCACATTGCAGCGATGGGCGGATTTCAGCGTATTCAGCGGGGTCGCACCCTGCGGGCAAGGTCAATCCAGGGGCTTTGGCACAATTAAAAGCGGTTGGATTGCCCGACACAGGGTATTCATCGAAAAACTGGGACGTTTTTGCCAAACCCAATGCCCCAGAAATGGATTTGGTTGTCACCGTGTGCGGAAATGCGCGCGATGAAACCTGTCCTGTCTGGCTTGGGGCGCCTGTTTCAGCCCATTGGGGTGTGGATGACCCTGCCCTTGTAACGGAACCACACGCTGCGGTAGTTGACGCCTTTTCAAAGGCTTATGATGAACTGCGAAAGTACGCGGATGCCTTTCTTTCCCTAAAGTTTGAGGATATGGATCGCCAATCTTTGCAAAAAGCCGTCAACACAATCGGAGAGATGTCGTAA